The DNA sequence GACGACGGGGTCCATCAGTGTTCGGTGAGTGCATACAAAAAGTACGCCGGCGTTTCCTGGGGCGGCAGGGCGTGGTGGCTTGCCTTTGACCAAGACTTTTCCTCCGAAAAGCCGGGAGACGTAGGGAATGGCCCACATTGGTAGTATTAAGCCGATGGAAATGCGAATAACAGCGAGGAGGATGCCTAAGGGCATCCATAGGATGATTAGGAGAGCTGTCGACGGAGTTGGAAGCTTTACGAGTCGCCCATCGTGGAAGATCACGGGAAGTGGGCGGAGGACGACGGAGTTGTCTTGCCTTTGGTTTGTAATGAATGGTGGATAAATTTGTTCCTGTGTTTGGTGTACGTTCACAAAATGATTAGTAAAAtattgattattatatttaatatcatattacactaataataatatattgctACTAGATATAGTTGATTTAGTAAGACTCGTaatagtataatatatatataagagagtCTTGGACATGTTatgaaattgaataaaaattagaaaaagcccctaaaaaaaattctatataGATTACTAATATATAGTTATTCTAAACCAGGGATATGGACCATGCACTCTCTTAATAAGTAAAAGATTGTAATGGTGACGACTAACCGTGCATACAGATAGAACCGATGCAAAAACAGAAGATGGGCTTCCTAGTCCAGCAGAAGGAGGTTCATCCTCAAACATGTTAGAAACTCGTTCATTTATATGGGAGGTGATGTTTTGAGATTTGACGAAACCAGTGGCGAGCCCGAATCGGTTGACAGCCAACTCAGTGCCAACGACCTCATCCGCTCTTAGATGTTCCTTCACAAACCGTTCTACAAAAATCCTCGGCGTCTTGGTCACAACAACCCTCTTGTCGTAAGAGCTGAACACTTTCCAAGCCTCCATGTCCAAGTCATCCATGTAAAACTTGGGCAAAACAGCTCTAGCAACCGACTCAATCTCCGACTCCCTAACTCCAGCAACCGCCACGAATATCATTAGCTTAAGTCCCGCTTCGCCCATCCCCATCACCTCCATCAACCGAATCAACGGCCATAGTAGCAGCAACAAGGCGAACCGGACCAAACCTGAGGCTTCAAACGCTACTAACATGAAGTAAGCAAAGGGATCCGGGTCTTTAAGAAGAGCTCCTTCTAGCTCAGAAACAACTGATGATGGAGATGAATCCATTATTAGGGTTTAGTTTTTGTCTATGTGGGTTTTTAGGTTTGTAGGAATATATGCAATGTGTTTGGTTTGTTTGGAGAGAAGAGAGAAGGGAGAACAAGGGTTTTATGGGTTAGAAAGTTTTGAATAAAGGGAAACAGGCAGTTTATCAGTTTACAACCTAACAACTACCTGtttatatagttttattttggttcaattttttttattttatacatatattatatttgtgTGTGCATATATGTATACTGTCTAGTGGTTGATATATctacaaagaaaaaaagtacAAGGATTATACGCCACGTAAATATATGCAAATATTGATTACTTAACACCAACAACTTTTGCAAATGTTTTGAAATTTATAAGTTTTCCACGTGTACACCAAATAGTgcatctaatatatatattttaagctGACCGTATATCGATCTATGTCTACACCCATAAATTGTTCATAAGCTGACctctatttatgtatatatatatatttatatttatatatatatgtatataactgTTAACTGCCAAATGTTTAATTTGCTTAAAATATTTAATCCCGCGTACGTTGTGTATTGGAAATTTTGGTGAAGGTTCATGAATATACATGATCGATATAAATAATCTCTCTttcttaatttgtaatttttctttcctattttttcttcttcatctccaTGGCTCGATCCTCTTCTTTTCGTGTTCTTAACATCAAGCCTTCTGATTTGATCTCGACATGATCTCTTCTTCTGTGTACTTTATTTGAAGAAACATAAATCGGTGTGCAAATTAATGGTTTTATTTGGAGTTGTCCAATCTAAATAAAATAGTTGCAATTATAAAGGTCAAGTTTATGATTCTGTCCCATCCAAATAAAAGTATATTATGTAAATGCATGGCGGGTTATGCGCGGTTTCTTTGAAATgcttatgtatatgtatatacatttatttaatatataacatTATTAATTACTTAGGTTTTCCTTCTTTTATTTTCGTTCGATACAGGAGTTAACATGATGCAGAGTGTAGTAATCTATATAAGGTCTccatcatatatacatatatattatactagcaaaaactacgtgcgaggcacgtatactaaattttatgctagtttttttctatgtcatttgaaagtgatacaataaaaaatt is a window from the Cannabis sativa cultivar Pink pepper isolate KNU-18-1 chromosome 1, ASM2916894v1, whole genome shotgun sequence genome containing:
- the LOC115703600 gene encoding glycerol-3-phosphate acyltransferase 5; translation: MDSSPSSVVSELEGALLKDPDPFAYFMLVAFEASGLVRFALLLLLWPLIRLMEVMGMGEAGLKLMIFVAVAGVRESEIESVARAVLPKFYMDDLDMEAWKVFSSYDKRVVVTKTPRIFVERFVKEHLRADEVVGTELAVNRFGLATGFVKSQNITSHINERVSNMFEDEPPSAGLGSPSSVFASVLSVCTEQIYPPFITNQRQDNSVVLRPLPVIFHDGRLVKLPTPSTALLIILWMPLGILLAVIRISIGLILPMWAIPYVSRLFGGKVLVKGKPPRPAAPGNAGVLFVCTHRTLMDPVVLSTVLGRRIPAVTYSISRLSEILSPIPTVRLTRIRHVDAEKIKRELSHGDLVVCPEGTTCREPFLLRFSGLFAELTDRIVPVAMNYRVGFFHATTARGWKGLDPIFFFMNPRPVYEVTFLNQLPTEATCSSGKSPHDVANYVQRILAATLGFECTNFTRKDKYRVLAGNDGTVSYTSLVDQLKMVVSTFKPFFH